Proteins encoded by one window of Rubrobacter indicoceani:
- a CDS encoding succinate dehydrogenase/fumarate reductase iron-sulfur subunit — MVKLGIFRGDENGGEEVEYEVELSEGMVVLDAVLKIQAEQAGDIAVRWNCKAAHCGSCSAEINGKPKLLCKTRVDELADAGEIHVGPLRAFPVIKDLVSDVTWNYHVSKGIKPFHSDEEAPFTMYEEDVERLYEPKKCIECFMCQDVCHVLRTHHKHEQFAGPRFFVRNQWLEMHPMDNQDRLEDVKEKDGVGLCNITKCCTEVCPVGIKITDNAIIPLKERVADEYFDPAKWLMRKIRGRKSMTNREAEAVKNNG; from the coding sequence ATAGTGAAGCTGGGCATCTTCCGAGGCGATGAGAACGGTGGCGAAGAGGTCGAGTACGAGGTCGAACTCTCCGAGGGGATGGTCGTACTCGACGCGGTCCTGAAGATCCAGGCCGAACAGGCCGGGGACATCGCCGTGCGCTGGAACTGCAAGGCCGCACACTGCGGCTCCTGCTCGGCGGAGATAAACGGCAAGCCCAAGCTCCTGTGCAAAACCCGCGTCGACGAGCTTGCGGACGCCGGAGAGATCCACGTCGGACCCCTTCGGGCCTTCCCGGTTATCAAGGACCTCGTCTCGGACGTTACGTGGAACTACCACGTCTCTAAGGGCATCAAGCCGTTTCACTCAGACGAAGAGGCCCCGTTCACGATGTACGAGGAGGACGTGGAGCGCCTCTACGAACCAAAGAAATGTATCGAGTGCTTTATGTGCCAGGACGTGTGCCATGTCCTGCGCACCCACCACAAGCACGAGCAATTCGCCGGTCCGAGGTTCTTTGTCAGAAACCAGTGGCTCGAGATGCACCCGATGGACAATCAGGACCGGCTGGAGGACGTCAAGGAGAAAGACGGCGTGGGCCTTTGCAACATCACCAAATGCTGCACCGAAGTCTGCCCGGTCGGGATCAAGATCACCGACAACGCCATCATCCCGCTCAAGGAGCGCGTCGCCGACGAATACTTCGACCCGGCGAAGTGGCTGATGCGTAAGATCCGCGGTCGCAAGTCCATGACCAACCGCGAAGCCGAAGCCGTCAAGAACAACGGCTAG
- a CDS encoding NUDIX hydrolase, translated as MQEPFRQEYEFCPRCGGCLEQKVIKDGEPARLVCTNCGFVFYLGPKLVAGALFEDKGGIVLVKRGINPSYGLWTFPGGFVERGERVEAAAERETLEETGVVVKAKEIVGLYTYDGLVPAIAVYAAEIVGGELAPLDETLEVRSFAKDRLPWEEMAFQSTEQALKDYMRTSP; from the coding sequence GTGCAAGAGCCTTTCCGACAGGAGTACGAGTTCTGCCCGCGCTGCGGCGGGTGCCTGGAACAGAAGGTCATCAAGGACGGTGAACCGGCCCGTCTGGTCTGCACGAACTGTGGTTTCGTCTTTTACCTCGGGCCGAAGCTGGTTGCGGGCGCGCTGTTCGAGGATAAGGGCGGGATAGTGCTGGTGAAGCGCGGCATCAACCCGTCGTACGGTCTGTGGACTTTTCCCGGCGGGTTCGTGGAGCGGGGGGAAAGGGTCGAGGCCGCCGCTGAACGCGAGACGCTCGAAGAAACCGGCGTGGTCGTGAAGGCGAAGGAGATCGTCGGTCTGTATACCTACGACGGTCTCGTCCCGGCGATAGCGGTCTACGCCGCCGAGATCGTCGGCGGGGAACTCGCGCCGCTTGACGAGACGCTGGAAGTCCGAAGTTTTGCGAAGGACCGACTTCCCTGGGAGGAGATGGCCTTCCAGAGCACGGAGCAAGCCCTGAAGGACTATATGAGAACCTCGCCGTAA
- the uvsE gene encoding UV DNA damage repair endonuclease UvsE, which yields MDLPGEPAFRIGYTTRNLTLGMNTNHTLRLKSVADREKLRGLVKRNVSELREILRWSAERGFRLFRVGQSFVPFASHPDFPYNWLEEHGEEIREVGDLARSLDVRLSMHPGQFVAPASPNPEVSQRSLWELRYTAQLLDLLGAEDGVMVLHVGGAYGDRKATIQRLLAVLLPETAVLRYLALENDERIWSTPETLEASRRLGVPMVLDVFHHGFLSGGLPYKEAVALAISTWKTRGRNSRPKIHLSSQNPDKRAGAHDEFVRPEDTERLVSALYGTPEGGADIMVEAKSSDLAALEVLKVLL from the coding sequence ATGGACTTACCTGGCGAACCCGCGTTCCGGATCGGGTACACGACACGCAACCTGACCCTCGGGATGAACACGAACCACACCCTGCGGCTGAAGAGCGTAGCCGACCGGGAGAAGCTGCGGGGCCTCGTAAAGAGAAACGTCTCGGAGCTTAGGGAGATCCTCCGCTGGAGCGCAGAGAGAGGGTTCCGGCTGTTCAGGGTCGGCCAGAGCTTTGTCCCGTTCGCCTCTCACCCGGACTTCCCCTACAACTGGCTTGAAGAACACGGCGAGGAGATAAGAGAGGTCGGAGACCTTGCAAGGTCGCTCGACGTGAGGCTGAGCATGCACCCCGGCCAGTTTGTTGCCCCGGCGAGCCCGAACCCGGAGGTCAGTCAGAGAAGCCTGTGGGAGTTGCGGTACACGGCGCAGCTTCTCGACCTGCTCGGCGCGGAGGACGGCGTGATGGTCCTTCACGTGGGCGGCGCATACGGCGACCGCAAAGCCACAATACAACGCCTGCTGGCGGTTCTCCTGCCGGAGACGGCGGTGCTTCGCTACCTCGCGCTCGAGAACGACGAGAGGATCTGGTCCACCCCCGAGACGCTCGAAGCCTCGCGGCGGCTCGGCGTGCCGATGGTGCTGGATGTTTTCCATCACGGCTTTCTCTCCGGCGGCCTGCCCTACAAAGAAGCGGTGGCCCTTGCCATATCCACCTGGAAAACAAGAGGCCGGAACTCAAGGCCGAAGATCCACCTCTCAAGCCAGAATCCGGACAAAAGGGCCGGGGCGCACGACGAGTTCGTCCGCCCCGAAGACACAGAACGCCTCGTGTCGGCCCTCTACGGCACGCCGGAGGGAGGCGCGGACATCATGGTGGAGGCCAAGAGCAGCGACCTCGCCGCCCTGGAAGTCCTGAAGGTTCTTCTCTGA
- a CDS encoding flavoprotein — protein sequence MQEGSARKILVAVTGGIAAYKAPGVIRRLRESGCEVKVAATDAAFRFIPEETLAIAAGGYVHTDRTWWEHSGRVEHVSLARWADLVLIAPATADSLARAAVGLGDDLVSATVLAGAKKVLWAPAMNPEMWQNPATVRNVETLRSWGHEFVGPDSGLMASTEELPGFGRLADETGIVSAARGFLLRGG from the coding sequence ATGCAAGAAGGGTCTGCCAGAAAAATCCTCGTCGCCGTTACGGGCGGCATCGCGGCCTACAAGGCCCCCGGCGTGATCCGTCGTCTCCGGGAATCCGGCTGCGAGGTGAAGGTCGCCGCAACGGACGCGGCCTTCCGCTTTATTCCCGAAGAAACGCTCGCCATCGCCGCCGGAGGATACGTCCACACCGACCGAACGTGGTGGGAGCATTCCGGCCGCGTCGAACACGTCTCGCTCGCGCGCTGGGCTGACCTCGTCCTTATCGCCCCCGCCACCGCAGACTCGCTGGCCCGAGCCGCCGTAGGCCTCGGGGACGACCTGGTATCTGCAACGGTCCTCGCTGGGGCGAAGAAGGTTCTCTGGGCGCCCGCCATGAACCCCGAGATGTGGCAAAACCCGGCGACCGTCCGCAACGTCGAGACGTTGAGAAGCTGGGGCCACGAGTTTGTCGGTCCCGACTCAGGCCTGATGGCCTCGACGGAGGAGTTGCCCGGCTTCGGGCGGCTCGCGGACGAGACCGGGATCGTCTCCGCCGCGCGGGGTTTCCTTCTGCGCGGGGGCTGA
- a CDS encoding RDD family protein: MAQATGSSVSTAEDVQVTGRRVLATLVDAVLFIVLQVVLGLLLGGATAEGGGASVSLSGLPALLFFALIFGYYIFMEGRFGQTVGKMLLGIKVVRESDGNVPGYGGAALRTVLRIVDGFLAYLVGFIVVLVSGKNQRLGDMVAHTLVVRK, translated from the coding sequence ATGGCTCAGGCAACCGGTTCTTCGGTCTCGACCGCCGAAGACGTTCAGGTAACGGGCAGGCGGGTTCTGGCGACGCTGGTGGACGCTGTGCTGTTCATCGTGTTGCAGGTGGTGCTGGGTTTGCTGCTCGGCGGCGCGACGGCTGAGGGTGGAGGTGCAAGCGTCTCGCTGAGCGGTCTGCCGGCGTTGCTTTTCTTTGCCCTGATCTTCGGTTACTACATCTTTATGGAGGGGCGTTTCGGACAGACGGTCGGGAAGATGCTCCTCGGTATAAAGGTCGTCCGGGAGTCGGACGGCAACGTTCCGGGCTATGGCGGCGCGGCCCTCAGAACCGTGCTGCGGATAGTGGACGGCTTCCTTGCCTACCTCGTAGGCTTTATCGTCGTTCTCGTAAGCGGCAAAAACCAGCGTCTCGGCGACATGGTGGCCCACACGCTCGTCGTACGCAAGTAG
- a CDS encoding SDR family NAD(P)-dependent oxidoreductase, giving the protein MNAISGDRVPLTGRTTIVTGASSGIGEATARELARLGASVVLAARDGGRLRALEAEISASGGDATVIETDVTDRASVEAMVAVAGKRYGGVDFLVNNAGMGLSGRVSELRAEDVRHVYEVNVLGVLNCVQATLPHLSAGGRIVNVSSVVGMRSIPMVGGYCSSKFALNALTDALRVEVALRGIHVTSVYPGTTRTDFRENARRTGGEKRGWRPSGVPPEKVAKTVSRVLAARKPPRDAYVSFTDHLFIVGVSLFPGLTDVVLRLWARG; this is encoded by the coding sequence ATGAATGCAATAAGTGGCGACCGCGTACCCTTGACCGGGAGAACCACAATAGTTACCGGGGCTTCGAGCGGTATCGGGGAGGCGACGGCCCGGGAGCTTGCCCGGCTCGGGGCTTCGGTGGTGCTGGCGGCCCGCGACGGGGGCAGGCTGCGCGCTCTTGAGGCCGAAATCTCCGCGAGCGGGGGAGACGCGACGGTTATCGAGACGGATGTAACGGACCGGGCTTCCGTAGAGGCGATGGTCGCGGTGGCGGGCAAACGGTACGGTGGGGTCGATTTCCTGGTGAACAACGCCGGGATGGGGCTGTCGGGGCGCGTCTCGGAGCTTAGAGCCGAAGATGTCCGCCACGTCTACGAGGTCAACGTCCTCGGGGTGTTGAACTGTGTTCAGGCGACGCTGCCGCACCTGTCGGCGGGGGGACGCATAGTGAACGTCTCGTCGGTGGTCGGCATGAGGTCCATCCCGATGGTCGGCGGTTACTGCTCGTCCAAGTTCGCCCTGAACGCCCTGACGGATGCCCTTCGCGTCGAGGTTGCCCTGCGGGGCATACACGTAACGAGCGTCTACCCCGGCACGACCCGGACGGACTTCCGGGAGAACGCCCGTCGGACGGGCGGCGAGAAACGCGGCTGGCGTCCGTCCGGGGTGCCGCCGGAGAAGGTCGCGAAAACGGTGTCGCGGGTGCTGGCGGCGAGAAAGCCCCCGAGGGACGCCTACGTGTCCTTCACCGACCACCTGTTTATCGTTGGGGTCTCGCTTTTCCCCGGCCTGACGGACGTTGTTCTCCGTCTCTGGGCCAGGGGCTAG
- a CDS encoding MBL fold metallo-hydrolase → MSDLTPRAGGGRKEEEREKPPPEGDSPERNTSDEILSMRVGSLPEALIKERLGRLDTRKALFDLCRNVSGLEDVLLPRSMQADALTRRSNNALVIREVTKRVMQDQAAWDAFRTAIEVQVPAELREAAGALTQDNLDESVQQHTPEGLLLAAALNEEPPPEEVVRELVERYADKSVKEADRATKDARVRELESELELTRRENERLSFQQRAAAERARALAEEVESLTEQLRGHNSRSREAEERVSTILQERSSLEGRLSGLEHRGEQLERALEGERKAYSRAAERVDELHGELDSVTKERDKIRNALQNARFTDRGFGDLVVRAVKNEVSAMPASIEHAAQTAKLLEFMGRVLQTHEDLRNGRSPESRGGSRTDDEAEDPESSQGSRQKPPVERKVATVEGTGALEVREKAAAISVRPRPSLSFRALGGAGEVGGSSHLLDFEKSRILIDAGIKPDGRGPAAPMFASAEKLDAAVITHAHLDHCGALPVLVRDRPNLPIYCTPPSARLIVNALNDHAAMGGSIPGGVPIHEVKKRLIPMEFGKDFSIGDTKIRLTESGHLLGAASVLLTNGSARVFHTGDISLEDHFSIPSAKLPDVHDIDLLIMEATLADQQAQPFADSVRTMIEVINDTTLLKEGSVLIPTYALGQAQEIILALKHFSKELEDDVFIYVDGSVVTTSERLYAEQLGYMKPYLQQSNPREVFFSENIRAVANDDSARERILTSPCAIIASPVTMQGGASAFYRKRLENDPKNAVILPSNASSAYMPLPSGEEGWRVEKVNFAAHCTQGDLLSITKRLSPRQIILIHGSRRRISDLAFKLAPQHKIHTPTVGETVRTVL, encoded by the coding sequence ATGTCAGATCTTACACCCAGAGCTGGAGGCGGTAGAAAGGAAGAAGAGCGGGAGAAACCCCCGCCGGAGGGAGATTCACCGGAGCGGAACACCTCGGACGAGATCCTCTCCATGAGGGTTGGAAGCCTGCCGGAGGCCCTGATCAAGGAACGTCTCGGGCGGCTCGATACCCGCAAGGCTCTTTTCGACCTGTGCCGGAACGTCTCCGGGCTTGAGGACGTGCTCCTGCCGAGGAGCATGCAGGCCGATGCCCTTACGAGGCGCAGCAACAACGCCCTCGTCATACGGGAGGTAACGAAGCGGGTCATGCAGGACCAGGCCGCCTGGGATGCGTTCAGGACGGCGATAGAGGTTCAGGTCCCAGCGGAACTCAGGGAGGCCGCAGGCGCTCTGACGCAGGACAACCTCGACGAGTCCGTGCAGCAGCACACCCCGGAGGGTCTGCTGCTGGCCGCTGCCCTTAACGAAGAGCCGCCGCCGGAAGAGGTGGTGCGGGAGCTGGTCGAGAGGTACGCCGACAAAAGCGTCAAAGAGGCAGACCGGGCCACAAAGGACGCCCGGGTCCGGGAGCTGGAGTCGGAACTGGAGCTTACCCGCAGGGAGAACGAACGCCTCTCCTTTCAGCAGCGCGCCGCGGCGGAAAGGGCCAGAGCTCTGGCGGAAGAGGTCGAATCCCTCACGGAGCAGCTCCGGGGCCACAACTCGCGGTCGCGGGAGGCCGAGGAGAGGGTCAGCACTATTCTTCAGGAGCGATCCTCTCTTGAGGGCCGGCTCTCCGGCCTCGAACACCGGGGCGAGCAGCTAGAACGCGCGCTGGAGGGTGAGCGGAAAGCATACTCCAGGGCCGCCGAGCGGGTCGACGAACTGCACGGAGAACTCGACTCCGTTACAAAAGAGCGGGACAAGATCCGGAACGCGCTTCAGAACGCCCGCTTTACGGACAGAGGCTTCGGAGACCTTGTGGTCCGGGCGGTGAAGAACGAAGTCTCCGCCATGCCCGCTTCAATAGAACACGCCGCTCAGACGGCGAAGCTGCTGGAGTTTATGGGACGGGTTCTGCAGACCCACGAAGATCTCAGAAACGGACGTTCGCCGGAGAGTCGTGGCGGCTCGCGCACCGACGACGAAGCAGAAGATCCGGAGTCCTCTCAAGGTAGCCGACAGAAGCCCCCGGTCGAGCGGAAAGTGGCGACCGTCGAGGGGACCGGGGCCTTGGAGGTCAGGGAGAAGGCCGCCGCCATCAGCGTCCGACCGAGGCCTTCGCTCTCCTTCAGGGCGCTTGGCGGGGCCGGAGAAGTAGGCGGGAGCAGCCACCTGCTGGACTTCGAAAAATCCCGGATACTCATAGACGCCGGGATAAAGCCCGACGGTCGCGGTCCGGCGGCCCCGATGTTCGCGAGCGCGGAGAAGCTCGACGCCGCCGTTATAACCCACGCGCACCTCGACCACTGCGGCGCGCTCCCCGTGCTTGTCCGGGACCGTCCGAACCTCCCGATCTACTGTACCCCGCCGTCAGCGAGGCTCATCGTCAACGCCCTGAACGACCATGCCGCGATGGGCGGCAGCATACCGGGCGGCGTGCCAATCCACGAGGTAAAGAAGCGGCTCATCCCGATGGAGTTCGGCAAAGACTTCTCAATCGGGGATACAAAGATCCGGCTGACCGAGAGCGGGCACCTCCTCGGGGCGGCGAGCGTCCTGCTCACGAACGGCTCGGCACGGGTCTTCCATACCGGAGACATATCTCTTGAAGACCATTTCTCGATCCCCTCGGCGAAGTTGCCCGATGTGCATGACATAGACCTGCTCATCATGGAGGCGACGCTCGCCGACCAGCAGGCCCAGCCGTTCGCCGACTCGGTGAGGACCATGATAGAGGTCATAAACGACACGACGCTCTTAAAGGAGGGCTCGGTTCTGATCCCGACCTACGCGCTCGGCCAGGCGCAGGAGATCATACTCGCCCTCAAGCACTTCTCGAAGGAACTGGAAGACGACGTGTTTATCTACGTGGACGGCTCGGTGGTAACGACCTCCGAACGGCTCTACGCCGAACAGCTCGGCTACATGAAACCCTACCTTCAGCAGTCAAACCCGCGCGAGGTTTTCTTCTCCGAGAACATCCGCGCCGTCGCCAACGACGACAGCGCGCGGGAGCGCATCCTGACCAGCCCGTGCGCCATAATCGCAAGCCCCGTTACGATGCAGGGTGGGGCAAGCGCGTTTTACCGCAAGCGACTGGAGAACGACCCGAAAAACGCCGTTATCCTGCCGTCTAACGCTTCCTCGGCCTATATGCCGCTTCCCTCGGGCGAAGAAGGCTGGCGGGTCGAGAAGGTGAACTTCGCAGCCCACTGCACCCAGGGCGACCTTCTCAGCATAACGAAACGGCTCTCGCCAAGGCAGATCATCCTGATCCACGGCTCCCGCCGGCGTATCAGCGACCTCGCGTTTAAACTTGCCCCGCAGCACAAGATCCACACCCCAACGGTCGGCGAAACCGTCCGAACGGTGCTGTAA
- the pknB gene encoding Stk1 family PASTA domain-containing Ser/Thr kinase produces the protein MEQLVDNRYEIVSILGSGGMADVFLARDSVLDRNVALKVMNSRYARDEEFVERFRREAQSAAGLAHPNIVSIYDRGESEDGTYYIAMEYLSGGTLKDRILKRGALPPKTAASVAAQIAEALKGAHDRGVVHRDIKPHNILVTESGDIKVTDFGIARAASSSTMTKTGAVMGTAHYISPEQAMGESVGPASDLYSLGVLLYEMLTGELPFDADTPIGIAMKHVNGTPPPPREVNESVPAGLNAIVIRLLQKDPKDRYGSDEELIEDLERAARGESPTSAAATQVMDRLDGTELMGPAAAGAASRTATMPGAQRETERPSQRKRRGLLPLLLILGLLALLGFGAYSLLSGAGAPETNEDPQAAELDVPDLAGLTFAEAREQVGNDFELTRGDEENSPEARDTILDQEPAPSGGTLTEGSEIVVTTASGSNAVPDVVDLTQQNAASDIREAGFEVSIEERESEAADEGRVLSQNPGSGSSRDVGSTITLTVGSGAELVAVPNIPYGATQSESAAILRDANLTLGTVTEAESNDVAEGGVLDQNPAPGTEVEADSPVDIVVSSGPEQVEVPNVVGQEINAAISTIGGLGLGYSSVGVESAEPQGTVISQDPSGGTSLALDQNAIVNLTYSLGSQQEPQPVQEEPETPSGSSDNSGNNGPVGNGRNGDSERPGNGGSGGSPDNGNGSDSSPNANLREVLSSPGAGEDSGDSEDD, from the coding sequence GTGGAACAGTTAGTAGACAACAGGTACGAGATCGTCAGCATCCTCGGCAGCGGGGGCATGGCTGATGTTTTTCTTGCGAGGGACAGCGTTCTCGACCGCAACGTGGCCCTGAAGGTGATGAACTCCCGCTACGCCCGCGACGAGGAGTTTGTCGAACGCTTCCGGCGCGAAGCGCAGAGCGCGGCGGGGCTCGCCCATCCGAACATCGTCTCCATCTACGACCGGGGTGAGTCCGAGGACGGAACCTACTATATCGCGATGGAATATCTTTCGGGCGGAACGCTCAAGGACAGAATACTCAAGCGGGGCGCGCTTCCGCCGAAGACGGCGGCTTCGGTGGCGGCTCAGATCGCCGAGGCGCTCAAGGGGGCGCATGACCGGGGCGTGGTCCACCGGGATATAAAGCCGCACAACATCCTTGTCACGGAGTCCGGGGACATAAAGGTAACGGACTTCGGCATAGCGCGGGCGGCCTCGTCGTCCACGATGACCAAGACCGGGGCCGTGATGGGGACGGCCCACTACATCTCACCGGAGCAGGCGATGGGCGAGTCGGTCGGTCCGGCGAGTGATCTCTACTCGCTCGGGGTGCTGCTCTACGAGATGCTGACCGGGGAGCTTCCGTTCGACGCGGACACGCCCATCGGCATCGCCATGAAGCACGTCAACGGCACGCCACCGCCGCCCAGAGAGGTGAACGAGTCCGTTCCGGCGGGCCTGAACGCGATAGTTATCCGGCTGCTTCAGAAAGACCCGAAAGACCGTTACGGTTCTGACGAAGAGTTGATCGAAGACCTCGAGAGGGCGGCTCGCGGCGAGTCCCCGACAAGCGCTGCGGCGACTCAGGTGATGGACAGGCTCGACGGTACAGAGCTGATGGGACCTGCCGCCGCCGGGGCGGCTTCCCGGACGGCCACGATGCCCGGCGCGCAGCGCGAGACCGAAAGACCGTCGCAGAGAAAGCGTCGCGGTCTACTGCCGCTCCTGCTTATCCTAGGCCTTCTGGCCCTTCTCGGGTTCGGTGCTTACAGCCTGCTCTCCGGCGCGGGCGCCCCGGAGACCAACGAGGACCCGCAGGCCGCGGAACTGGACGTGCCGGATCTCGCCGGGCTCACTTTCGCCGAGGCGCGGGAGCAGGTCGGAAACGACTTCGAGCTGACCCGGGGCGACGAAGAAAACAGCCCGGAGGCCCGGGACACTATTCTGGATCAGGAACCCGCGCCATCCGGCGGCACGCTCACCGAAGGCTCGGAGATCGTCGTCACGACCGCGAGTGGCAGCAACGCTGTACCGGACGTAGTAGACCTCACGCAGCAGAACGCCGCCTCGGACATCCGGGAGGCGGGTTTCGAAGTTTCGATCGAAGAGCGGGAGAGCGAAGCCGCCGACGAAGGTCGCGTCCTCTCGCAGAACCCCGGCAGCGGCTCCAGCCGGGATGTGGGATCCACCATAACGCTGACCGTCGGCAGCGGCGCGGAGCTTGTAGCCGTCCCGAACATCCCCTACGGCGCGACGCAGTCCGAGAGCGCGGCGATACTCCGGGACGCGAACCTCACGCTCGGCACCGTTACCGAAGCAGAGAGCAACGACGTTGCGGAGGGCGGCGTCCTTGACCAGAACCCGGCGCCCGGAACGGAGGTAGAAGCAGACTCTCCGGTAGATATCGTAGTGAGCTCCGGGCCGGAACAGGTCGAGGTTCCGAACGTGGTCGGACAGGAGATAAACGCTGCGATCTCGACGATAGGTGGTCTCGGTCTCGGGTACTCCTCGGTCGGGGTGGAGAGCGCCGAGCCTCAGGGGACGGTGATCTCCCAGGACCCCTCCGGCGGAACCTCCCTCGCTCTGGACCAGAACGCGATAGTCAACCTTACCTACAGCCTCGGCTCCCAGCAGGAGCCGCAGCCGGTGCAGGAAGAACCGGAGACCCCGTCCGGCTCCAGTGACAATTCAGGCAACAACGGTCCGGTCGGCAACGGACGAAACGGCGACTCGGAGCGACCGGGCAACGGGGGTTCGGGGGGTTCACCCGACAACGGCAACGGCTCGGATAGCTCTCCCAACGCAAACCTTCGAGAGGTTCTGAGCTCTCCGGGGGCCGGCGAAGACAGCGGTGATTCGGAGGACGACTAG
- a CDS encoding peptidoglycan D,D-transpeptidase FtsI family protein: protein MNRHLRRTFYLFALGFVALVAVLAYWQVYARESLANNPENSLQTRRALEAPRGTIFAANGETVLARSEEQPSETGGNSTYSRVYPEGPLYAGIVGYWSTRYGATGIEIAENANLSGTADPSTLDELINQVSGGPQPGNNVTLTINDELQRAAYNAVASSETGRGSIVAMDPQTGEILALVSYPSYDPNNIDEVFDELINDPAEPLLNRATQGLYPPGSVFKVVTAAAALKDGVRPTDMFTDTGVFERPGYTVVNYDDGVYGAVNFARALELSINTIFAQVTVDEIGAELLYETAGDFGYGSSYEDFVLPVTPSQLGQGDIAQLAFGQDSNVSNVFEMAQVAATIANGGTAMEPHLIREVRSPDGVIIDRTQPQVREEVLDEQLADTLQDMMVGVVDEGSANLAQRSVEIAGKTGTAETPSGDPHSWFIASAPADEPQIAVAAMIENGGDGEAAGLPAAMAVIDTYLDLDGNAQPQMEDQLQQDLPTDPQGIPQGLEENFPQQLPQDLPPEIQQSFEQFFQQGGAG, encoded by the coding sequence ATGAACCGGCACTTGAGACGCACGTTCTACCTTTTCGCCCTCGGCTTTGTCGCGCTTGTGGCGGTACTGGCCTACTGGCAGGTCTACGCCCGCGAGTCGCTGGCAAACAACCCGGAGAACAGCCTCCAGACCCGCCGGGCCCTCGAGGCTCCGCGCGGAACCATCTTTGCAGCGAACGGCGAGACCGTTCTTGCCCGGAGCGAGGAGCAACCCTCCGAGACGGGGGGCAACTCGACCTACAGCCGCGTCTACCCGGAGGGACCGCTCTACGCCGGGATAGTCGGCTATTGGAGCACGCGTTACGGGGCGACCGGGATCGAGATCGCCGAGAACGCCAACCTCTCCGGAACCGCCGACCCCTCCACCCTGGACGAGCTTATAAACCAGGTCTCCGGTGGTCCGCAGCCCGGCAACAACGTAACCCTCACGATAAACGACGAACTCCAGCGCGCCGCCTACAACGCCGTCGCCTCCAGCGAAACCGGACGCGGCTCGATAGTCGCGATGGACCCGCAGACGGGTGAGATCCTTGCGCTCGTCTCTTACCCGTCCTATGACCCGAACAACATAGACGAGGTCTTTGACGAGCTTATAAACGACCCGGCGGAGCCGCTTCTCAACCGCGCAACTCAGGGGCTCTACCCGCCCGGCTCGGTCTTCAAGGTCGTTACGGCGGCGGCGGCCCTGAAGGACGGCGTCAGGCCCACCGACATGTTCACCGACACGGGCGTCTTCGAGCGACCGGGCTACACCGTCGTCAACTACGACGACGGTGTATACGGGGCCGTGAACTTCGCCCGCGCGCTCGAGCTTTCCATCAACACGATCTTCGCTCAGGTTACGGTGGATGAGATCGGGGCGGAGCTGCTCTATGAGACGGCCGGGGACTTCGGTTACGGGAGCAGCTACGAGGACTTCGTGCTGCCCGTCACCCCGAGCCAGCTCGGTCAGGGCGACATCGCCCAGCTTGCCTTCGGACAGGACTCGAACGTCTCGAACGTCTTTGAGATGGCTCAGGTCGCCGCCACGATAGCGAACGGCGGCACGGCGATGGAGCCGCACCTTATCCGGGAAGTCCGTTCGCCGGACGGCGTCATCATAGACCGTACCCAGCCTCAGGTCCGCGAGGAAGTCCTTGATGAACAACTCGCCGATACGCTCCAGGACATGATGGTCGGGGTCGTGGACGAAGGCTCCGCAAACCTCGCCCAGCGTTCGGTGGAGATAGCGGGCAAGACCGGAACCGCCGAGACCCCCTCGGGCGATCCACACTCGTGGTTTATCGCTTCGGCCCCGGCGGATGAGCCTCAGATAGCGGTGGCGGCCATGATCGAGAACGGCGGCGACGGTGAAGCCGCCGGGCTCCCGGCGGCGATGGCGGTTATAGATACTTACCTGGATCTCGACGGCAACGCCCAGCCGCAGATGGAGGACCAGCTCCAGCAGGATCTCCCGACGGACCCGCAGGGGATTCCACAGGGCCTCGAAGAAAACTTCCCCCAGCAACTGCCGCAGGACCTGCCGCCCGAGATCCAGCAGAGCTTCGAGCAGTTCTTCCAGCAGGGCGGCGCGGGATGA